One window from the genome of Echinicola vietnamensis DSM 17526 encodes:
- a CDS encoding glycosyltransferase family protein codes for MKFVFIVQGEGRGHMTQALALFEILTQQGHTITDVLIGKSSRRNLPDFVKKGLKTNLIQFESPNFAADRKEKSIHIGKTIQHNLFRARKFSGSLQVIDQVVKTSRPDIILNFYDLLAGIYNFIYRPKASFWTIGHQYLISHPEFPFAPDSPLQKALFKLNTAVTALGAEKRLALSFRRISPSTQGNLTVIPPLLRPQVKQLQPSCGDFILTYMVNSGYAEEVIAFSMLHPDIKIEAFWDKKDMPSPYRPSSNLTFHQIDDQLYLEKMAACRGLLSTAGFESICEAMYFGKPVMMVPVSGQYEQACNALDALAAQAGIAHDTFDFKKFDIFLKTFNNTPSNFVDWEKELGIKLTEILSSQNNWRPQSTAVPTAYIAET; via the coding sequence ATGAAATTTGTCTTTATCGTTCAAGGCGAAGGCCGTGGCCATATGACGCAAGCGCTGGCGTTATTTGAGATCCTGACCCAACAAGGTCACACCATAACTGATGTGCTGATCGGTAAAAGTAGCAGACGTAACCTACCTGATTTTGTTAAAAAAGGGCTAAAGACTAACCTGATACAATTCGAAAGCCCCAATTTTGCGGCAGATAGGAAGGAAAAGTCCATCCATATCGGCAAGACCATTCAGCACAATCTCTTTAGGGCAAGGAAATTTTCGGGAAGTTTACAAGTGATCGACCAAGTGGTAAAGACCAGTCGACCAGACATCATCCTCAATTTTTATGATCTCTTGGCCGGTATATACAACTTCATTTACCGTCCCAAAGCCTCCTTTTGGACCATCGGCCATCAATACCTGATCAGTCATCCTGAATTCCCTTTTGCCCCTGATTCCCCGCTCCAAAAGGCCTTGTTTAAGCTCAATACTGCCGTTACCGCCTTGGGTGCAGAGAAACGTCTTGCATTATCATTTCGTCGCATCTCTCCTTCCACGCAAGGCAATTTAACGGTCATCCCACCACTTCTCCGCCCACAGGTAAAGCAGCTGCAGCCCTCATGTGGTGATTTCATCCTTACCTACATGGTTAATTCAGGCTATGCCGAAGAAGTCATTGCCTTTAGCATGCTCCATCCTGACATAAAAATTGAGGCCTTTTGGGATAAGAAAGACATGCCCTCCCCTTATCGCCCCAGCTCCAACCTCACGTTTCACCAAATCGACGATCAGCTCTATTTAGAAAAAATGGCCGCTTGTCGCGGTTTGCTGAGCACCGCAGGATTTGAATCCATTTGTGAAGCCATGTACTTTGGGAAACCTGTCATGATGGTGCCCGTGTCAGGTCAATACGAACAAGCATGCAATGCCCTGGATGCCTTGGCCGCTCAGGCTGGCATCGCGCACGACACATTTGATTTCAAAAAATTCGATATTTTTTTAAAAACTTTCAACAATACACCTTCCAATTTTGTAGATTGGGAAAAGGAATTGGGAATAAAGCTTACGGAAATTTTATCATCCCAAAATAACTGGCGGCCGCAATCGACAGCAGTGCCAACAGCATATATCGCCGAAACGTAA
- a CDS encoding UDP-2,3-diacylglucosamine diphosphatase produces the protein MKTQFKTIVISDIHLGTKGSKAKEVVRFLKKYRCENLILNGDIIDGWQLKKSGVWKRKHTRFFNRILKMIDNDDTKVYYLRGNHDDFLDQVLPLKVGNLSILKDMMYESCGKKYYILHGDVFDSITTNLRWVAYLGDIGYTFLLWLNRLINHYRRKKGLPYYSLSQYVKGKVKSAVSYIDKYEKELAIMAKTKGCDGIICGHIHKAESRTIDGIEYLNSGDWVETMSALAEDYEGNWQLIYYNEIDFGNNGVDDSKIVPLHEKESYAAVSFQKPNDDLELPPFRF, from the coding sequence TTGAAGACACAATTCAAAACTATCGTTATTTCGGATATCCATTTGGGGACAAAGGGATCCAAAGCCAAAGAGGTCGTTCGGTTTCTTAAAAAATACCGGTGTGAAAATCTCATCTTGAATGGTGACATCATAGACGGTTGGCAACTTAAGAAATCCGGGGTTTGGAAACGTAAGCACACGCGTTTCTTCAACAGGATTCTGAAGATGATCGATAACGATGATACAAAGGTCTACTATCTAAGGGGAAATCATGATGATTTTCTTGATCAGGTTTTACCTTTAAAAGTGGGAAACCTGTCCATTCTAAAGGACATGATGTACGAATCTTGCGGTAAAAAATACTATATCCTTCACGGAGATGTATTTGACAGTATCACGACCAATCTGCGCTGGGTCGCTTACTTGGGAGATATTGGTTATACTTTTTTACTATGGCTAAACCGCCTAATCAATCATTATAGAAGGAAAAAAGGACTGCCTTACTATTCACTCTCCCAATATGTGAAGGGGAAAGTAAAATCTGCAGTTTCCTACATCGATAAGTACGAAAAAGAACTGGCGATCATGGCCAAAACAAAAGGGTGTGATGGTATTATTTGTGGGCACATCCATAAAGCTGAATCCAGAACCATCGACGGTATAGAATACTTAAATTCAGGCGACTGGGTCGAAACCATGAGTGCATTGGCAGAGGACTACGAAGGCAACTGGCAATTGATTTATTACAACGAAATTGATTTTGGCAACAACGGTGTAGATGACAGCAAAATCGTGCCCTTACACGAAAAAGAATCTTACGCTGCAGTATCCTTCCAAAAGCCAAATGACGACCTGGAACTGCCGCCATTCCGCTTCTGA